The Macaca fascicularis isolate 582-1 chromosome 14, T2T-MFA8v1.1 genome contains the following window.
GactgagacagaaaatcagtCTCTATATTCTTTGAGTTAAAACCAGAAGTGGGGGAAATCTAGCTTTTTTACCATTGCTGCTCAGTAGAGAGTATATGTTGactttttggttctttttctacttttgtaaaaaccaaaaaaggagggagagaaagaaatcatTACTTACTGGTCTCATCAACAGTGATTTTCTTGTGGCTTAAATTTCTTAAGTATGTCCCTTGAAAACTAGTCATTTAAGTGCTTTCAGGATACTCTGCCGAGACAGATATTTTCTTGAAGGCAGATATTTTCTCATTAACTGTATTTTGATTTACAAGGTTGTAACGCTCAGGGACCTTATAGTGTGGCCTCTAATGTAGATTATCCTCTTTTAATGTCCCAATTCCTTTTCACAGAAAGcagcattttaaaacataagacttcaggtcagagagagagagagttatttcttcacatcttttaTTCTCGAtctttttagaatagtttctaaAATATGATTTCTTCATTGAACTGCAAGTACAAAAATAGAGATGAAATTCAGTCAAGCCAAACCCTACATAAGAAATGAATTTATTAGAATAATTTCAACCCTTTTAAAATTGTAAGGGATATTTGGTTAATGTTTTGTATGTTCACACCTGTGGTTTTTGTAGATATTCAGGATGTGGCTGTCTGTAAGAATGAATTGTTCTGCTTGCACCTAAATGGGAAGGTCTCACATCTCTCCCTGATATCCGTGGAGCGCTGTGTGGAACGCCTGCTAAGAAGAGGCCTATGGAACCTGGCTGCTCGCACCTGCTGTCTTTTCCAAAATTCTGTCATTGCCAGCAGAGTGAGTCAGAGCTTACCTAGACATCTTTGCCATGGATTGGTGAAACTATCCTAGCTTGCAAGATTGTGTTACAAAGTTGCTTGACTTTATTAGCCCTGTCTGTATGACCTACAGATACAGCAATACATGCCCAGGGAAAGCATGATAGATATATCTAGGGGTGGATAGAGGGTAAGAAATAGGGtacaattttcatttaaaatatcaaatttacatacaaatttatttgtttcagaacttgtttttaAGGGGGATAATTGTGTATattgtaaattttaattaaattattattattattttgagacagagtcttgctctgtcacccaggctggagtgcagtggcgcaatctcagctcactgcaacctctgcctcctgggttcaagcgattcgcgtgtctcagtctcctgagtagctgcgactacaggcactcgccaccacacctagctgatttttttttgtatttttagtagagacggggttttaccatgttggccaggttggtcttgaactcctgacctcaagtgatccacctaccttggcctcccaaagtgtggaattacaggtgtcagccaccgcacaTGGCCTTAAATTCTTAATTCCTAAGAAAATTCTCATGAAATCTTTCTCTAGCTTGCTAAGCCTTTTTAAAGCACCATTGAAGTTTTATGTTCTGTATTagacctctttctttctttctttcttttttcttttttcttttttttttttttttgagatgcagtctcgctcttgtcccttaggctggagtggagtgcaatgggtcgatctcggctcagtgcaatgtccgcctcccaggttcaagcgattctcctgcctcagcctcccgagtagctgggattataggcgcctgccaccacgcccagctaatttttgtatttttagtagagacggggtttcaccatgttggccaggctggtctctaattcctgacctcaggggaaccacccaccttggcctcccaaagtgctgggattacaggcatgagccaccacgcctgacctagACCTCTTTCAATATATTGGCCATTTGAATATAGATTTACCTACAAATAGCTATTCCATTGCAATATTCTTTTATTAGGCAAGAAAAACTTTGACTGCAGATAAATTGGAGCATTTGAAATCTCAGCTGGACCATGGCACCTACAATGATCTAATTTCTCAACTGGAAGAATTGATATTAAAATTTGAACCTTTGGATTCAGCTTGTAGCAGTAGAAGAAGCTCAATTTCATCACATGTAAGTATTCTCACCTTTAAAGGATTTTTCCACCTTTGGTTGTTCTTATTTACCTCTAGGATCCCCAAATTTGTTGTCCTTTCCATTTAGATTTTTTGGTGGGAAGGGGTGAACTTTTGTTCAGCTACCGGCCCAGCTCTGTGAAGCCTCCATTTAGGTGTGTCTTGGAGCCACATTTTGTTTTgtcattgtttattattttctgttcccTGATGTACTCATATAGCTCCCAGAATAAGTTACGTTGCTCTAATATGTGATTTCAGGTGCTTCATGCTAATTTGAGTCTGAATGCAGCTccggattatctcatttaatccccattcTCACTACTACGCTTTATGAAGACAAGCTGGTGAAATATGGCAGCTGATGCCACTGGCACACGGAGTGACCCAGCTGCCAGGCACCTAAGCCTTGCTCATCAGTTTGTTCTAATAACCCATAATGGTTGTTATTAACTTTCCACTTGAGTGTTGGTATTTCTTTACAGAAGTTATATTAATGTTATAAaggaaatttttacttttttttttggaattcttttaatttttaggaaaGTTTCAGCATCTTGGACTCTGGTATTTATCGTATCATTAGTAGTAGAAGAGGCAGTCAGTCAGATGAAGACTCTTGCTCCCTTCACAGCCAAACCCTCTCAGAAGATGAGAGATTTAAAGAATTCACCTCACAGCAGGAAGAGGACCTGCCAGAtcagtgctgtggctcacacggAAATGAAGGTGATGAATTTGTCTGTTGTTGGTTCCTGATGTGAAGCCATTATTTTCCACAAGCTCTTGTTACCAGGATTATCTTGTGCACAGAAGTTCTCTGAAgtgttaataatttttaacatgttGATAGAACTTTCCATCCAGATCCACAGATATGCTGCCTACTAGAAGAGTTGGTTTATGTTTAGTATTTTTTCCCCTCATGTTTGGACTAACATTAGGGCCTATTTTTGATCATGCATCAAAATGCTGGAAAGGTTATGAAAGAAAAGCCATTAACCAAAAGAGTGGGAAGATTTTATCCTGACTaaccaaattatttttcatcaGGAATGAAAAATTACTGCAGTTTTGGGGGTCATTGCCTTCCTTTTTCGATGTGCGAGTATTCCTATGGCTGAACTATTGAGAAGAGAATAATAGAGACCCTAAACTCCCTTTTTGACTTATGGGGACTCAGGGTTAGTAGGCAAATGAAGGTACCTGCCTCTGTTTTATGTGGACCATCCCGTGCATTTTGTAAACCTGTGTTTCGCTCATTTGTTTCTGGGTCAATTGTGATTTTGGTGTTGAATCCTTCATTTCTTTTGGTTTattcatttcagaatttttttgaaGATTAAAACAACTCCCACATGattagattttgtttctttttttcctgattccATTCATTAGACAATGTTTCTCATGCTCCAGTGATGTTTGAGACAGATAAGAATGAAACTTTTCTCCCCTTCGGCATTCCGTTACCATTTCGTTCTCCATCTCCTCTTGTGTCTCTTCAGGCTGTCAAAGAAAGGTAAACCAATTAGTCTTGTCATTTAATTCCATTTCTGATCTTACTTCAGTTGTCACATTAGAGAGAgaatggaaaatgagaaaaaagaagtcTCTTGTTTTCCATATAACTTGTCACATGAAGCTATTAACTTCTCATTTACCTTGGGGAATCTAGTTTCCCTCTGTTTTAGTAGCTGGTATTTGAGTTGTTACAGGTGTAGGTGTCCACACCCTCAAGagatcaaaaatcaaaaaatctCTGATGGGAATAGTTTCCATGTATCATTAGTCTTTAGTTGATCCTTTCTAATGGTCAGTTTGGGCTCAGACTTGGAGTCTTTTCAGAATTCTTTCTAGCTACTCCATGGGACCAGGGTTGCCATTTGAGTTTGAGAGAGGACTTTGTGCAGCTACTTAGCTGTGTATCTGAGTCTTACTGGGTACAAGTTTTGCTTAAGAAGGCTGTATTGTGACTAGTTAACAGCTGAGATACATGAAGCAATTCTTTGTTGTTCTGTGACCAGAATGGGGCTGATGACCACATGGTTTTGCCCAAGTTGATAGAAATATTACAGATACAGCTGGAGTTAAAGACCTTTTCTTTAGCCCTGAAACACTGGTTTCTTAGGGCAATTTAGTAAATAATGGGAATCATTATATTGTAAGTTTTATATGGGGCTTATGTGAAATGCTATTATTTGAACAGAGAAGTTGCTATAAACAGTCTTTACTAAGTCCAAGTTGCCTCCCTAGGACTAATAGAAACACAGAAAAGTCAATAATGAAAACCTGAGTTTTCATTCTTGGCAGTAATAAGTTTTTATTCAtgttaattttttggtatttgacTTCTAGTGTTTCTAGCTTTGTGCGTAAAACTACTGAGAAGATTGGCACCCTTCACACAAGCCCTGATCTGAAAGCGAGACCAGAGCTCAGGGGTGATGAGCAATCATGTGAAGAGGATGGGAGTTCAGATACCTGCCCAAAGGATGAAGACACCGAGTAAGCTCTTAGACATCAATCTCTATACATTCTAGGGAATCCAGCTGTCAGTTTTAAGAAAGCCATAGACCAACCTTGTGCAGCCTGTGGCCCGTGGGCCTCATGTGTTCCAGGAccgctttgaatgcagcccaacacaaagtTGTAAAGTTTCTGAAAACATgagtttttttgtgatttttttttttttaatagctcaTCAGCCATTgttaatgttagtgtattttatgtgtggccccaGACAATTCTTCccgtgtggcccagggaagccaaaagttGGACACCTGTGCCATAGGCTATGTCCTTTTCAAGAAGGCACGTGTATGTCTGCATTCATTGAAGATTGTTTGTGTAGCTTATAAAATTGTGAAATTCCACAAAGTGTTGAAAAATCACATCACCCTGAAGCAGATCTATAGAGCCCAGTTTTAATTTAGTATCTCTTCCATCTTTCCCCTGCATaactcccctccttcccccataATCTCTTCAAACTTCTGGGATCTCACAGGAGTATTATATTAAGAGTAGGATGACCAAGGATCTAGACCTTGTCCTGGCTCTGCTTATGACTAGTAGGTGACTTTGGGAATGTCACTGATGCTCTCTGGCCTGCAAGATCCAAATGTGCTATTATTTGATGAGTTGAGGACTCATGAAGCAATAGCAAAAGGACCACCTTTTATATTCATCTAATTGTCTCATGTAACATAATACTTTATTCTCTAATAAACAGAATATTAGATTgagataatgaaaaagaaaagaagggattcTTTAGGCAATGAAGACACTGTTGATCAAACAGTTGGCATTGATGTCCTGTCAGGTACCTTCCCATGATATGCTGGTGGCCTGGTCCTTGTGTAGCAGAGTTGTAGCAGAGCCCTTGATTGGGCATAGTGTGGAGTATCTTGTCTTTCTGGCTTCTGCCTTACAGTTTAGGGAATCTGGGTATTAAAGGCAAGCAAATTCAGCACTTACCCAGGAATTAAGAGAGAAACCCATGGGACCAGTGTTTGGACACCAGTGGTATTGGGGTTTGGAAACCCATGGACAGCCAGATGAAATAAAAGATTTCTAATCCTCAGAATAACTTAGTGAATCCATGTGTTTATAGAAAAAAAGTACAGATTTTTTGACATGACATTTAATGCAGCCTTCTATCTGACCGTAGCTACCTTCCAGCCACATTTTCTAAGTGCTGTAAATTTCACTCCTGTCAGAGAACTAAGTGTGTACTCTGATACCTCACTACCTTTCTTCATGCTATGTCTTCTGTCCAGAGTATTCTCCCACCATTTTTTGTAACACAAATAATACCTCCTTAGGAATCTGTCGCTTTCCCTactcagaaaaattatttcttcttctctgctTTCATATCACAGTGCTCTTTAAAGAGCTGGTCTTTGGTATTCAACTTACTcttcttttaaattatacttaGTTGTTTGCATGCCTTTCTTTCTAATGAGAGCTTACTGGAGCTTATCACCTTGAGGCCAAGGACCACCTTTTCTATTCATCTATTCGTCTGATGTAATAGGAGTATTAATACTTGCCATTTAGTAAGTGTAAGAAATATTTGTctaagggctgggcgcggtagctcatgcctgtaatcccaacactttgggaggctgaggcgggcggatcacgaggtcaggagatcgagaccatcctggctaacgtggtgaaaccccatctctactaaaaacacaaaaagttaactgggcacagtggcgggtgcctgtggtcccagctactcaggaggctgaggcaggagaatgatgtgaacccgggaggcagagcttgcagtgagcagagatcacgccactgcactccagcctgggcgacagagcatgactctgtctcaaaaaaaaaaaagaaaaaaaaaaaaagaaatatttgtctaAGAAagctctgaggctgaggcagggagaattgcttgaacccaggaggcggaagttgcaatgagccgagatcacgtcactgcactccagcctgggcgacagtgagatcctgtctcaaaaaaaaaacaagtctgaTCCCCTCTAACTCTTGTgaatgttattgttatttttcacgTTTTCTTAGGGAGGAAAAAGAGGTAACTAGTCCACCACCAGAAGAAGACAGGCTCCAGGAGCTTAAAGTAGCAACAGCGGAAGCAATGTGAGTATAATGAGAAACCTTTATAGTGACTTCTCAAGGCAGTTTAGTAAATGAAGTGAATCATTATATCGTAACTTTTTTATGGGCCTTATGTGAAATATATAGTTGATTAGAGAAGTTGTTATAAATGGTCTTTCCTTTTATTAAGTCCAAGTTGCCTTCCTCGGATTAATAGGGAAAAACCCAGGCACTGAAGTTTTCATTCTTGGCAGCaataagatttttttcatgttaattttttggtatttgacTTTCAATATTCCTAGCTTTGTGTGTAAAACTTTTGAGATTAGCAGCCTTCACACAAGCCCAGAATGGGAATGACTTTCTGAGTCCATCAGTAGTAGTCCTGTGATAGTTTGGGGCAGAGGTAGCCTCATCTGAAATTGAAATTGAagaattaggctgggcgcggtgcctcatgactgtaatcccagcattttggaaggctgaggtgggcggatcgcttgagctcaaaagtttgagaccatccagggcaacatgacgaaaccccaaaTACCAAAAGTAGCttggtgtagtggcatgtgcctgtattcccagctactcaggaggctgaggtgggaagatcacttgagcctgcagtgagctatatttgtgccactgcactctggcctaggtgacaaaacaagaccctttctccaaaaaaaacaaaaaaaaagggggggggattAGTAAACACTGCCAagtttatgttttctgttttgtcaTCTGTTGAGACAGTTTTTATTGAAAGAGTTGAAAAGTAACATTTATTCCAGATGAGTATGTTACATTGGTTAGGTTAATTTAGCTTGaattaatttgttttaagaaagacACATGAAACAAATTTCATACTTATCTGTCTTGTATAGGACCAAGCTACAGGACCCTCTGGTTTTATTTGAATCCGAGTCTCTGAGAATGGTTTTACAGGAGTGGCtttcatatttagaaaaaacATTTGCCATGAAAGACTTTTCAGGCATTTCAGATACTGACAACTCGTCCATGAAATCGAACCAGGATGTACTATTAGTTAATGAATCAAAAAAGGGAATATTAGATGAagataatgaagaagaaaaaagggactCTTTAGGCAATGAAGAAACTATTGATAAAACAGCATGTGAATGTGTAAGGAGTCCAAGGGAGTCTCTGGATGACCTGTTTCAAATATGTTCTCCATGCACCATTGCAAGTGGTCTTCAGAACGACCTGGCTGAATTGACAACATTGTGTTTGGAGTTGAATATATTGAATTCTAAGACCACAAGCACCAGTGGACATGCGGACCACACTTTGCAACAGTACTCTCCTGAAATTCTGGCTTGCCAATTCCTGAAGAAGTACTTTTTTCTCCTGGACTTGAAAAGAGCAAAAGAGAGTATCAAGCTTAGTTACAGGAATAGCCCTTCTGTTTGGGATACTTTTATTGAAGGATTGAAAGGTAATACTCAGATTGCCTTATCAAAGATAGAAATTTGTATAAAAAAGCAGTAGCAGTTTTGAATTTTggggtttaaaaaaaagatttaagtaGAAAATCACATCTGTGCTGGTCAGCCcttcattctgttttccattcattttaacttttttttttcctctttctttgagacggagtcttgctcagtcgtccaggctggagtgcagtggcgcgatctcggcttactgcaagctccgcctcctgggttcacgccattctcctgctgcagcctcctgagtagctgggactacaggcacccgccaccatgcccagctaattttttttttgtagttttagtagagatgggatttcaccacgttagccaggatggtctcgatctcctgacctcgtgatccgcctgccttggcctcccaaagtgttgggattacaggcgtgagccaccatgcctggcctcattttaacttttaatagttCTTTCAGACATTGGTTACATTTACAACTGGATTATaagaaattagtttttaaatttttatttattttactttttttgagacagtttcaatctgttgcccaggctagagtgcagtggcaccatcttggctcactgcagcctctgcctcctgggtttaagagattctcttgccttagcttcccaagtagctgggaccacaggcacgcaccaccacgcccggctaatttttgtattttaatagagacggggttttgccatgttgaccaggctggtctcaaacacctgacctcaagtgatccacctgccttggcctcccgaagtgttgagatcacaggcatgaaccactgtgcctggccctattttttatttttagagacagggtctcactctgtggccaggctggaatgcagtggtgtgatcatggctcactgcagccttgaccccttcagttcaaacaatcctcctgcctcagttttatGAGtcgtgggattataggcgtgtgccactgtacccgctgatttcttcatttttttatagagatggggtcttactgtgttgcccaggttggtcttgaaatcctgacctcaaagcagtcttcccaccttggcctcccaaaatgctgggattataggtgtgagccaccatgcctggccctagaaattagttttatttctctCATAATGACATTCAGAAAATGGTAGAGCAGTGCTGGGGAAGTTGAGGTTAAAGTAAAATGTTTGTAAATGCAGatatattaaaagaagaaaatctctcATGTAACTTACTAATACAGAAATACTATATGGGGTACTTATTGTGTGGCAGATATTATGGTAAACACTTTTCAGCATTGTCTCATTCATCCTTACAATAATCTTTGGAGGAGATGGTGTTATTTCATTTTGTAGGTAAGCAATCTGAGGCAGAGAGAGCTCTTAGGTGGCTAAACCGCTGTAATAAATATCTCATAATGTAGTAACTCAGACTTATATAGAAGTATGTTTCTTGCTTATGTAACAGTCCAGGACAGGTATTCCAGGTCAGTGGGTAGCTGTCTTCCAGGTGGTAATTCAGCATTCCAGCATTCCAAGTTCCTTCCATTATTTTCAGCTCCAGCTTCCCTTAAGGGTCGCGGTTGTGTTTGGGTTGCTATGTCTGGGGAAAGCACGTAGAACGTGGTGTCTTACAGGCCTGGCCTGGTAGTGGCTTACATCTCTTCTGTATACATTTCCATTGGTGAAAATTCCGTCATATGGCCCCAACTAATTGTAAAGTAAACTGGGAAATGCAATCTGTCCAGGAGGAAAAGAATGAATATAGGTGAAGAACTTGCTTACATGTCTGCCTCAGAAACTTTGGTGCACAGCCAGCAGTATCTACCTTGGCTGAAGGTCACACTATGTGTCATCCTGACATATAATAGAAACCAGCTCTCATACTCTAAAAACTATATGCATTGCCCTTTCTGCAGCCATAGTTCCATGTTTTTGAAGAAGTGAATTTTCTTAATTCCAAATTCTGCTTGAATAACAGATGCCATATTTCTAATAATTAATTTAGACTTTAAGCAAACTTTTCATTCATTACCAAAAGTGAATAGAGAAACGTTTTTATGTCAACTTACTTAAAGATATTTTAGCTTTCTAGAAATACGGATCTATAGTTACAGATCTGCTTTAATTCAAATACAGCAGTTAAAagcataataatatttttttttctgagttgagGTAGATTGTCTTTTGTGCAAAATAAGAAACAAGTTATTTCTCCTCACAATTGTGTGACATTATTTCTCATTGTAAATTTACTGTATCTGTCTCTATTATGTGATCATACTCAGTCACAGAAGAGCAGAGAAGAGTCTCCATCAGCCAGAGTGGTAGTTGTTACTACCAGTGCTGGCTAGAGGAAGCATGGTGGGCAATTTGAGTGATGTGGCTGCTTACTTGAGTTTAAGTAAA
Protein-coding sequences here:
- the HPS5 gene encoding BLOC-2 complex member HPS5 isoform X7, translating into MIIQLDPPNLCLSPNSYILDIQDVAVCKNELFCLHLNGKVSHLSLISVERCVERLLRRGLWNLAARTCCLFQNSVIASRARKTLTADKLEHLKSQLDHGTYNDLISQLEELILKFEPLDSACSSRRSSISSHESFSILDSGIYRIISSRRGSQSDEDSCSLHSQTLSEDERFKEFTSQQEEDLPDQCCGSHGNEDNVSHAPVMFETDKNETFLPFGIPLPFRSPSPLVSLQAVKESVSSFVRKTTEKIGTLHTSPDLKARPELRGDEQSCEEDGSSDTCPKDEDTEEEKEVTSPPPEEDRLQELKVATAEAMTKLQDPLVLFESESLRMVLQEWLSYLEKTFAMKDFSGISDTDNSSMKSNQDVLLVNESKKGILDEDNEEEKRDSLGNEETIDKTACECVRSPRESLDDLFQICSPCTIASGLQNDLAELTTLCLELNILNSKTTSTSGHADHTLQQYSPEILACQFLKKYFFLLDLKRAKESIKLSYRNSPSVWDTFIEGLKEMASSNPVYMEMEEGDLPTRLKLLDDKVPFDSPLLVVYATRLYEKFGESALRSLIKFYPSILPSDIIQLCHHHPAEFLAYLDSLVKSRPEDQRSSFLESLLQPESLRLDWLLLAVSLDAPPSTSTMDDEGYPRPHSHLLSWGYSQLILHLIKLPADFITKEKMTDICRSCGFWPGYLTLCLELERRREAFTNIVYLNDMSLMEGDNGWIPETVEEWKLLLHLIQNKSTRPAPQESLNGSLSDGPSPINLENVALLLAKAMGPDRAWSLLQECGLALELSEKFTRTCDVLRIAEKRQSLKIQSIPLFLSELAVSRPYFQKAKLCTVYQMQPVNYFGPAGPLPFLQPLLQR
- the HPS5 gene encoding BLOC-2 complex member HPS5 isoform X6 is translated as MFPVQTITTVDSCVVQLDYLDGRLLISSLTRSFLCDTEREKFWKIGNKERDGEYGACFFPGRCSGGQQPLIYCARPGSRMWEVNFDGEVISTHQFKKLLSLPPLPVITLRSEPQYDHTVGSSQSLSFPKLLHLSEHCVLTWTERGIYIFIPQNVQVLLWSEVKDIQDVAVCKNELFCLHLNGKVSHLSLISVERCVERLLRRGLWNLAARTCCLFQNSVIASRARKTLTADKLEHLKSQLDHGTYNDLISQLEELILKFEPLDSACSSRRSSISSHESFSILDSGIYRIISSRRGSQSDEDSCSLHSQTLSEDERFKEFTSQQEEDLPDQCCGSHGNEDNVSHAPVMFETDKNETFLPFGIPLPFRSPSPLVSLQAVKESVSSFVRKTTEKIGTLHTSPDLKARPELRGDEQSCEEDGSSDTCPKDEDTEEEKEVTSPPPEEDRLQELKVATAEAMTKLQDPLVLFESESLRMVLQEWLSYLEKTFAMKDFSGISDTDNSSMKSNQDVLLVNESKKGILDEDNEEEKRDSLGNEETIDKTACECVRSPRESLDDLFQICSPCTIASGLQNDLAELTTLCLELNILNSKTTSTSGHADHTLQQYSPEILACQFLKKYFFLLDLKRAKESIKLSYRNSPSVWDTFIEGLKEMASSNPVYMEMEEGDLPTRLKLLDDKVPFDSPLLVVYATRLYEKFGESALRSLIKFYPSILPSDIIQLCHHHPAEFLAYLDSLVKSRPEDQRSSFLESLLQPESLRLDWLLLAVSLDAPPSTSTMDDEGYPRPHSHLLSWGYSQLILHLIKLPADFITKEKMTDICRSCGFWPGYLTLCLELERRREAFTNIVYLNDMSLMEGDNGWIPETVEEWKLLLHLIQNKSTRPAPQESLNGSLSDGPSPINLENVALLLAKAMGPDRAWSLLQECGLALELSEKFTRTCDVLRIAEKRQRALIQSMLEKCDRFLWSQQA
- the HPS5 gene encoding BLOC-2 complex member HPS5 isoform X8; translated protein: MIIQLDPPNLCLSPNSYILDIQDVAVCKNELFCLHLNGKVSHLSLISVERCVERLLRRGLWNLAARTCCLFQNSVIASRARKTLTADKLEHLKSQLDHGTYNDLISQLEELILKFEPLDSACSSRRSSISSHESFSILDSGIYRIISSRRGSQSDEDSCSLHSQTLSEDERFKEFTSQQEEDLPDQCCGSHGNEDNVSHAPVMFETDKNETFLPFGIPLPFRSPSPLVSLQAVKESVSSFVRKTTEKIGTLHTSPDLKARPELRGDEQSCEEDGSSDTCPKDEDTEEEKEVTSPPPEEDRLQELKVATAEAMTKLQDPLVLFESESLRMVLQEWLSYLEKTFAMKDFSGISDTDNSSMKSNQDVLLVNESKKGILDEDNEEEKRDSLGNEETIDKTACECVRSPRESLDDLFQICSPCTIASGLQNDLAELTTLCLELNILNSKTTSTSGHADHTLQQYSPEILACQFLKKYFFLLDLKRAKESIKLSYRNSPSVWDTFIEGLKEMASSNPVYMEMEEGDLPTRLKLLDDKVPFDSPLLVVYATRLYEKFGESALRSLIKFYPSILPSDIIQLCHHHPAEFLAYLDSLVKSRPEDQRSSFLESLLQPESLRLDWLLLAVSLDAPPSTSTMDDEGYPRPHSHLLSWGYSQLILHLIKLPADFITKEKMTDICRSCGFWPGYLTLCLELERRREAFTNIVYLNDMSLMEGDNGWIPETVEEWKLLLHLIQNKSTRPAPQESLNGSLSDGPSPINLENVALLLAKAMGPDRAWSLLQECGLALELSEKFTRTCDVLRIAEKRQRALIQSMLEKCDRFLWSQQA